The DNA sequence GAGACCGAGCTGGCGCGTTCGATCAGCGAAATCGATACGGTCGCGGTCGCCCGCGTGCATCTTGCTACCCCCGAAGCCACGGTGTTCGTGCGCGACAAGTCCGAGCCGTCGGCATCGGTGATCGTCACGCTGGAACAGGGCCGCACCTTGTCGGAGGCGCAGGTGCGCTCGATCGTCAACCTCGTCGCATCGTCGGTGCCGGGGATGAAGCCCGAATCGGTGACGATCGTCGATCAGGCGGGTGCGCTCCTCAGCAAATCCGGCACCGATGGCGCTGCCGGCGATGCCCGCATCGACCTGCAACGCCGGGTCGAGGACAAATATCGCCAGCAGCTGGTGCAATTGCTCACGCCGTTGCTGGGTGCAGGCAATTTCAGCGCCGAAGTGCAGGCCGAGGTCGATCTGGACGAAACTCAGGCGACGCGCGAAAGCTATGACAAGACGGGTGCCGTGGTGCGTGCCGAACAGGGCAACTGGACCGGTGCGCCGCGCGATGCCGCCGGTGCGCCCGGCGGTATTCCCGGCGCGCTGTCCAATGTCGCGCCGCCGGCGGCAACCGTCGGCACACCGCCGGCGGAGGGGGCTGCGCCCGTACCCGGCCAGCCTGCGGCCCCGGTAGCGGTGCAGGGGATGAAGCAGAGCGACAGCTTCACCCGCAGCTATGACAATGCCAAGGAAATCTCGGTCACGCGCGCCGCACCCGGCGGGATCAAGCGATTGTCGGTGGCCGTGCTGATGCGCGAAGAGCCGGGCAAGCCGCGCGGGCAGGTCGAAATCCGGCAGATCGACGGGCTGGTAAAGGCGGCCGTCGGCTTCAACCCGGCGCGTCAGGATCAGGTGACGGTCGTCAGCCGCAAGTTCAGCGCGGCGTCCGACGTCGCCGAGACCGGCACGCCATTCTACGAATCGGGCTGGTTTGCGATGATCGCGCGCAATGTGACGGCGGTGGTGATCGCGCTACTCGTCCTGCTGCTGGGCGTCCGTCCGCTAGCCAAGGCGTTGCTCAAGAAGCGCGACGACAGCGCGCGCGGCGGATCGCTGCCGATGGGCGTGCCGGATGGCGTCGCCATGCCGACCCCGGTCAGCGCCGAGATGCTGGGCGCTGGCGGCGTATCGCTGGGTGACCGGGTTGGGCTGGTGCGCGACTTCACCCGCGACAATCCCGCGCGTGCCGCCCTTGCGGTGCGCGACATGATAAAGACGGAGGGCAAGTCGTGAACGCGCCCCGTAACTTTACCGGCGTCGAACGCGCCGCCGTGCTGATGATGGTGGTCGGCGACGAAGAAGCCGCCGCGATCCTGCAAAAGCTCGATCCCGAAGAGGTCCGCCAACTCGGCACCGCCATGATGAGCGTCGCCGATGTCAGCGAATGGGAAATGGGGCAGGTGCTCGACGATTTTACGGGGCGGGCGCAGGAGCGCAGCGCGATCCAGTTCGATCCGCGGCCCAAGCTGGAATCGGTGGTGACCATGGCGCTGGGGCCGGAGCGTGCGGGCAATGTCCTTGCCCGCATCCTGCCGCCGCAGCCGTCCGAATCGATCGCGATGCTCGCCTGGATGGACGCCAACGAGATCGCGGCGATGCTGAGCGAGGAACATCCGCAGATCGCCGCCGTGCTGCTGGCGCATCTCGAATCGGCGACCGCCGCGCAAGTTCTGGAAATGCTGCCCGAGGCGATTCAGCCGCAGGTGCTGCGCCGCGTCGCCAAGCTCGGCCCGGTCACGCCTGACGCGATCGCCACGTTAACCGCCTTGCTCGAACGCCATGCCACGCAACCGCGTCGCGTCGCCGGATTGCAGATGGGCGGCACGCGCGAGGCGGCAAAAATCATGTCGTCGGCGCGGAAAATCACCGAGCAGAAGGTGATGCCCAAGCTGGCCAAGCTCGACCGCGAAGTCGCCAGGGCGATCGAAGAGGCGATGTTCGTCTTCGACAATCTGCTCGAGCTCGACGACAAAAATATGGGGACGTTGCTCCGCAACATCGAAAGCGACGTGCTGGTCCGTAGCCTGAAGGGCGTGGACGAGAATGCGCGCAACCGGTTCCTCGCCTGCATGTCCAGCCGCGCCGCCGACACGATCCGCGACGAGATGGAAGCACGCGGCCCAATGAAGCTGGCCGAAGTGCTGGAGGCGCAGAAGGTGATGATCGGAATCGCGCGTCAGCTGGTGAAGGATGGCACGATCACTATGCCGGGCGGCGGGGGCGACGACGATTATGTCTGATTTTATCCCCGGCATGTCGTCGCGCGGCGCCGGGATTGCCGAGGCGCTGCAGCGCGCCTTTGCACCGCCCGAAGGGTTCGCGCCGCGCGAGGTTCGCCCGCGCGAGGCGGCGGCGAGCCCCAAGCATTTCAGTCCGGCCGAGCCGGGGCACAAACCGACCGAGGGTTGGGATCCGTTCGATCCCGAACCGGCACCGCCTGTTCGGGAGTTTGTCGATCCGGTCGTAGCGGCGCATGCGGCCGGCTATGCCGAGGGGCTGGCAGCTGCGCGAGCGGAAGCCGAAAGTGCCGCGGCGCAACAGGCTGCCTTGCTCGAACAGGTCAGCGACGCCCTATCGAAGGGCGCACATTTCGACCGCGAACGCATGGCCGGACATTTGCGCCAGACCGTGCTGCATCTGGTCCAGCGGATGATCGGCGACGCCGGGATCGCGCCCGATGTGCTTGCGGCGCGGATCGAGGCGGCGACCGACATGCTCGCCGACAGCGCCGAATCGGCGATCCTGCGGCTGCACCCCGACGATGTCGCGCTGATCGAGGGGCATCTGCCCAAGACGGTGTTCCCCGTCGCCGACCCGCATGTCGCGCGCGGTGGCTTTGTCATCGAAAGCGCTTCGACCATTATCGAAGATGGCCCCGATCTGTGGATCGAACAGCTCGCCGCCGCGATCGACCGCATCCCGATTCCGCCTGCAATTTAAGGGTTTCGATGTTCAACAGCTTTACCGCCGATTACCTCGACGGCCTTGCCTGCCGCGACTTCGTGGCGCGGCCCAAGGTTTCCGGGCGGCTGTCCTCCTATGACGGGTTGCTGATGGAGGCGGTCGGGCTTTCGCTTCCGGTCGGCACGGTCTGCGCGATCGGCACCGGTGCCAACCGCATCGAGGCCGAAGTGATCGGCTTTCGCGCCGGTCGCACACTGATGATGAATCTGGGCGGCCCCGCTGCCCTGCTCCCCAACGCCCCGGTGCGCCCGATCGGCCCGCCGGGTGAAGCCGAAGTCGGTTCGGCGATGCTGGGTCGCGTGGTCGATGGATCGGGCAAGCCGATCGACGGCCTTGGCCCCATTCGCGGCGCGGGCAAATGGCCGCTGGCGGGCAAGATCCAGTCGCCGCTCGACCGCGGGCGCGTGCTGCAGCCGATGGATGTCGGGGTGCGTGCGATCAACGGGCTGCTGACCATCGGTCAGGGGCAGCGCGTCGGCATCATGGCCGGCTCCGGCGTCGGCAAATCGGTGCTGCTTGGCATGATGGTCCGCGCGGCCGAGGCCGATGTGGTGGTCATCGGGCTGATCGGCGAGCGTAGCCGCGAGGTTTCGGACTTTCTGGAGACCAAGGTCGCGGGCGAGGCGCGCCAGCGCTCGGTCGTGGTCGCGGTTCCGGCCAACCATTCGCCCGTCCTGCGCATCCGCGGCGCGCTGCGCGCCACGGCGATTGCCGAGGCGTTTCGCAACGAGGGCAAGAAGGTTCTGCTCATCATGGATTCGCTGACCCGCGTCGCGCATGCCGGTCGCGAGATTGGCCTGGCACTCGGCGAACCGGCCAGCGCGCGCGGCTATCCGCCAAGTGCCATCGCGATGTTGCCCAGCCTGATCGAGCGCGCGGGTACCGATGTGCATACCGGCGGGTCGATCACCGCCATCTATACCGTGCTGGCCGATGGCGACGACGGCAACGATCCGGTCGTCGATTCGGCACGCTCGATCCTCGACGGGCATATCGTGCTGAGCCGTGCGCTGGCCGAACGCGGGGTCTATCCGGCGATCGACCTGGGACCGTCGGTCAGCCGCGTGATGACCGATATCGCGAGCCGGGAGCATGTCGCCGCCGCGCGCGTGCTGCGTCGGCATCTGGCGACCTATGAAGAGAATCGCGATCTGGTGCTGATGGGTGCCTATCGCCCCGGTGCCGACCCCGCGATCGACGCGGCCATCGCGTGCCATGATTCGGTGCTGGATTATATCCGGCAGGCCTATGACGAGACGGTGCCGCTGGACGATGCCGTTGCCGAACTGATCGGCGTGTTCGGCGATGCGTAGTTTGATTGAGGCCGCACCGGCCCGCTTCCCCACCCGGCCACCCACAGCGTATTCTGGATGGGTGGCCGGGTGGGGGAGCGGGCCGGTGCGGGGAACGAAAAATGCCTGAGAAACACGCCAAGAAGCTCAACCGCCTTTTGCGCGTCCGGACGCTTCAGCTAGACATGGTTCGGGCCGACGAAGTCGCGGCGCGTGACAAGGTTGCTGCCGAGGAGTCGATGCGCGCGCGCATTGCCCAACTTGCCGAAGGGGTGGCACCCGCACCCGCACCGACGCCCGGAAGCGCGACCACGCTGATCGCGGCGGCGCATTACCGCGAACGCCTGCACCAGTCGGCCTTTGCCGCCGAACGCCGCGTGGCCGAGGCCGAGCGTGGCCTGAATTCCGCGCAAGACGCCACGCGCGAAGCCAAGCGCGACCAGACCGCGATCGAGAAGTTGCTGGCCCGGGCCGAGGCCAATGTAGCGCGCAAGGCGATGCGTGCGCTGGAAGATATGCCGTCGGTTCCAAAAAAACGGCACGATCCTTGCTGATTACTGGGGAAAGGAGATTTTCCCCGCCGTGTTCAACCTGCTTTCCATCAAGCTACCCGGCCTGACCCCCGCCGTGCCGCTGCGCGCGGCACCGGTTGCGCGCGTGCCGGTCGCCGATTTCATGGCGGCGCTGGGCGCAATGCTGATTCCGGGTATCACGGCAAAGGGTGACGGCGAGCGGCAAGTCCCAGCCGAGGGCGGCAAGGATTTGCCGGACGAGGCGGAAACGCCCGATCCGCTGCTGGCATGGTTGCCCGACGGCATGGCATCGGTTCAGGTCGAGGTGCGGCTCGCACCCGGCCTGGCGCTCACGGGAACAATGCCCGCTCCGCCGGAAGCGGCGCTTGTCGGTGAGATCGCTCCGTTTGCCGGTGCCGATCCCGCGCCGGTCGAGACGCCTATTATTGCTCCCGCAGCCGAGCGCGAGACGATCGACACCGCCCCGATCGTCGAGGCGACGGCGGAGCCAGACTTCGCACCCGTCGCCGTCGACCCCGAACCTGTGATCGAACCGCAAGTAAAGAGCGAGACACCGGTGCGCGACCGTATCGAGCCGCGCGCGGCACGACCGATCACGCCGCCCCCGCTCGCCCTCCCGCCACATCCGCAATCGCCGGTCGCCGCGGCTCCCGCGGGGCAAATGTTCGCCGCTGCCTTTGCCATCCCCGTCGCTGACTCGGCAAAGATCCCGACCGCCGGTGCCGATCCGATCGAGATCACCGCATCGCTACAGACTGACCAGCTGCGCACCACCGTTCAGGCGATGAGCGCCACGGATCAGGCCCCGCTCGATCTGTCGCGCGACGACTGGGCCGGCGCGATGATCGACCGGATCGCGGCCATGCAGGACTCGGCGCGCGACGCGGCGGAGGCGACCGATACGCGCATCCGGCTCGCACCCGAAAATCTGGGTGCGCTCGAAATCTCGATCCGCCGCGATGGCGACCGCCTGCATGTTCACTTCACCGCCGAGAATTCTACGACGCGTCAGCTGCTCGCCGATGCCGCATCGCAGCTGGTCGAACTGGCGAACGCGCGCGGGGTGAAGCTGGGCGGAACCAGTGTCGATGGCGGCACCGGCGGCCAGCCCGGCACGCCGCACCAATCCGAACCCAAAGGATCCACTCGCCCCGCATCGGCGGCGGCGAGCGGACCCAAAACCGATCCGAACGAGCGAATTGCATAACCTGTCAGGGGGAATCGAACGATGAGTGACAAGGAAGAAGCCGCCGCCACGCCCAAGAAGAAGGGCGGCGCCAAGAAATGGATCCTGATCGGCACCGGGCTGGTCGTGCTGATCGGCGGCGGCGTCGGCGGCGGGCTTTATGCCTCGCAGGCCGGACTGTTCGGCGGCGGCGCGCATGCCGGGGAAACGGCCGGTGCGGATACCCCGCGGCTGGTGCCGAAGAGCGAGGAAGTCCGTGCCGAGGCGAAGGCTGGCGAGGGCGAAGGCGAGGGCGGCGCAGGCAAGGGCATGACCACGCCCAAGGGTTCGGGCGGCGACAAATATGCCTCGACCTATTATGCGCTGGAGAAGGAGTTCACCTCCAATCTGCGCGAAAGCGTCCATTTCATCCAGGTCGGCGTTGCGATTTCGACCGCTTACGACAACCGCGTC is a window from the Sphingomonas sp. LT1P40 genome containing:
- the fliF gene encoding flagellar basal-body MS-ring/collar protein FliF is translated as MNNNLSISDAPAAPAQGFSNPLKQAGSFLSQPAVKRSLPMIFMIGLIGAAALAWAAMSTPPQRVLFASLPESDKAAVADALSAASIVNRIDGAGSITVNEDDYHKARMLLAGQDLPKAAPGGYALLDQLPMGVSRAVEGERLRQARETELARSISEIDTVAVARVHLATPEATVFVRDKSEPSASVIVTLEQGRTLSEAQVRSIVNLVASSVPGMKPESVTIVDQAGALLSKSGTDGAAGDARIDLQRRVEDKYRQQLVQLLTPLLGAGNFSAEVQAEVDLDETQATRESYDKTGAVVRAEQGNWTGAPRDAAGAPGGIPGALSNVAPPAATVGTPPAEGAAPVPGQPAAPVAVQGMKQSDSFTRSYDNAKEISVTRAAPGGIKRLSVAVLMREEPGKPRGQVEIRQIDGLVKAAVGFNPARQDQVTVVSRKFSAASDVAETGTPFYESGWFAMIARNVTAVVIALLVLLLGVRPLAKALLKKRDDSARGGSLPMGVPDGVAMPTPVSAEMLGAGGVSLGDRVGLVRDFTRDNPARAALAVRDMIKTEGKS
- the fliG gene encoding flagellar motor switch protein FliG; the encoded protein is MNAPRNFTGVERAAVLMMVVGDEEAAAILQKLDPEEVRQLGTAMMSVADVSEWEMGQVLDDFTGRAQERSAIQFDPRPKLESVVTMALGPERAGNVLARILPPQPSESIAMLAWMDANEIAAMLSEEHPQIAAVLLAHLESATAAQVLEMLPEAIQPQVLRRVAKLGPVTPDAIATLTALLERHATQPRRVAGLQMGGTREAAKIMSSARKITEQKVMPKLAKLDREVARAIEEAMFVFDNLLELDDKNMGTLLRNIESDVLVRSLKGVDENARNRFLACMSSRAADTIRDEMEARGPMKLAEVLEAQKVMIGIARQLVKDGTITMPGGGGDDDYV
- a CDS encoding FliH/SctL family protein — its product is MSDFIPGMSSRGAGIAEALQRAFAPPEGFAPREVRPREAAASPKHFSPAEPGHKPTEGWDPFDPEPAPPVREFVDPVVAAHAAGYAEGLAAARAEAESAAAQQAALLEQVSDALSKGAHFDRERMAGHLRQTVLHLVQRMIGDAGIAPDVLAARIEAATDMLADSAESAILRLHPDDVALIEGHLPKTVFPVADPHVARGGFVIESASTIIEDGPDLWIEQLAAAIDRIPIPPAI
- a CDS encoding FliI/YscN family ATPase; its protein translation is MFNSFTADYLDGLACRDFVARPKVSGRLSSYDGLLMEAVGLSLPVGTVCAIGTGANRIEAEVIGFRAGRTLMMNLGGPAALLPNAPVRPIGPPGEAEVGSAMLGRVVDGSGKPIDGLGPIRGAGKWPLAGKIQSPLDRGRVLQPMDVGVRAINGLLTIGQGQRVGIMAGSGVGKSVLLGMMVRAAEADVVVIGLIGERSREVSDFLETKVAGEARQRSVVVAVPANHSPVLRIRGALRATAIAEAFRNEGKKVLLIMDSLTRVAHAGREIGLALGEPASARGYPPSAIAMLPSLIERAGTDVHTGGSITAIYTVLADGDDGNDPVVDSARSILDGHIVLSRALAERGVYPAIDLGPSVSRVMTDIASREHVAAARVLRRHLATYEENRDLVLMGAYRPGADPAIDAAIACHDSVLDYIRQAYDETVPLDDAVAELIGVFGDA
- a CDS encoding flagellar hook-length control protein FliK; the encoded protein is MFNLLSIKLPGLTPAVPLRAAPVARVPVADFMAALGAMLIPGITAKGDGERQVPAEGGKDLPDEAETPDPLLAWLPDGMASVQVEVRLAPGLALTGTMPAPPEAALVGEIAPFAGADPAPVETPIIAPAAERETIDTAPIVEATAEPDFAPVAVDPEPVIEPQVKSETPVRDRIEPRAARPITPPPLALPPHPQSPVAAAPAGQMFAAAFAIPVADSAKIPTAGADPIEITASLQTDQLRTTVQAMSATDQAPLDLSRDDWAGAMIDRIAAMQDSARDAAEATDTRIRLAPENLGALEISIRRDGDRLHVHFTAENSTTRQLLADAASQLVELANARGVKLGGTSVDGGTGGQPGTPHQSEPKGSTRPASAAASGPKTDPNERIA
- a CDS encoding flagellar basal body-associated FliL family protein, with the translated sequence MSDKEEAAATPKKKGGAKKWILIGTGLVVLIGGGVGGGLYASQAGLFGGGAHAGETAGADTPRLVPKSEEVRAEAKAGEGEGEGGAGKGMTTPKGSGGDKYASTYYALEKEFTSNLRESVHFIQVGVAISTAYDNRVIENLKTHEMAVRSAVLMALGETNEDEVFTADGKKKLQGRLARAINAVLKEKEGFGGVGNVYFTNFIVQ